The nucleotide sequence CTCGCCTCCCGCGACGTCGTCTCTCGCGCGGAACTGAATGAAGTCAACGCGGGCCGCGGCATCGAGGACGAGTACGTTCATCTCGATATGCGCCACCTCGGCGAGGAGCGCATCATCGACCGCTTGGAGAACATCCTCCACCTCGCGGCGGACTTCGAGGGCGTCGACGCCCTCGAGGAGCCGATGCCGGTCAAGCCCGGCCAGCACTACGCGATGGGCGGCATCGAGACCGACGAGAACGGCGAGACGTGCATCTCGGGGCTGTACGCCGCGGGCGAGTGCGCCTGCGCCTCGGTCCACGGCTCGAACCGCCTCGGCGGCAACGCCCTGCCGGAACTCATCGTCTTCGGCGCGCGTGCGGGCTATCACGCCGCCGGACGCGATCTCGGCGAGGCCGAAGTCACGACCGGAAAGCGCGGCGACTGGGAACCCGGTGAGGTCGAAACGCCGGTCGAACCCGGTGCCGTCGAACCGGACGTCGAGGCCGACGCATCCGATGCCGTCGCCGACGGCGGATCCGGTCTGGATTCCGAGGAATTCGTCGAGCGCGCCACCGAACGCGCCACCGAACACGTCGAGTCGCTGCTCGCGAACGACGAGGGGCGGAACCACGCGGAGATCCGCGCCGAGGTCCAGCAGTCGATGACGGAGCAGGTGAACGTCTTCCGCGAGGAAGACGCCCTCAAGCAGGCGCTTCGCGACATCCGCGAGGCGCGGGAAGCGTACCAAGACGTCGGCGTCGCCGACCAGTCGCGGACGTTCAACACGGACCTGCTGCAGACGATCGAAACGCGGAACATCATCGACCTCGCGGAGGCGATCACGCTCGGCGCGCTCGTTCGCGAGGAGTTCCGCGGTGCCCACTGGCGGCAGGAGTATCAGGAGCGCGACGACGAGAACTGGCTGAAACACACGCTGCTGTCGTGGAACGACGGCTCGCCGGAACTGTGGTTCAAGCCGGTGATCTTAGAAGGCGAAGAGAAACGCTACGAGCCGAAGATCCGCAGTTACTGAAGTCGCGTCTGCG is from Halobellus sp. LT62 and encodes:
- a CDS encoding FAD-binding protein, giving the protein MYEHDVIVVGAGGAGLRAAIAAQEEGADVAIVSKLHPVRSHTGAAEGGINAALREGDSWEDHAYDTMKGSDYLGDAPAIETLAKTSPEEVIQLEHWGMAFSREEDGRVSQRPFGGLSFPRTTYAGAETGHQLLHTMYEQLVKRGIEVYDEWHVLDLAVSDEEAPKDRTCHGVVGYDVQSGNIEGFRARDGVILATGGLGQVYDHTTNAVSNTGDGVAMAYRAGAPIEDMEFIQFHPTTLPSTGVLISEGVRGEGGILYNEAGERFMFEYGYASNDGELASRDVVSRAELNEVNAGRGIEDEYVHLDMRHLGEERIIDRLENILHLAADFEGVDALEEPMPVKPGQHYAMGGIETDENGETCISGLYAAGECACASVHGSNRLGGNALPELIVFGARAGYHAAGRDLGEAEVTTGKRGDWEPGEVETPVEPGAVEPDVEADASDAVADGGSGLDSEEFVERATERATEHVESLLANDEGRNHAEIRAEVQQSMTEQVNVFREEDALKQALRDIREAREAYQDVGVADQSRTFNTDLLQTIETRNIIDLAEAITLGALVREEFRGAHWRQEYQERDDENWLKHTLLSWNDGSPELWFKPVILEGEEKRYEPKIRSY